In the Setaria italica strain Yugu1 chromosome VI, Setaria_italica_v2.0, whole genome shotgun sequence genome, one interval contains:
- the LOC101777346 gene encoding LOW QUALITY PROTEIN: uncharacterized protein LOC101777346 (The sequence of the model RefSeq protein was modified relative to this genomic sequence to represent the inferred CDS: substituted 1 base at 1 genomic stop codon) produces MALALLPPSPASHRRSLRPVSSPPLARVTPAARFCPAFFSSLSPGSCSLQRTGAAGGDGDGAGEGSSEAPVAGWLDADLLRRVSGAADADQALDIVAESSGGAGAALEAPECNAIVAAALDRGNVELALSVFEAMRSGFAGVGGWRWARPDVRTYALLVQRLAAALRVSDAIRIIDCVSRAGVSSTEEVPFGIIVRCPTCMVAVAVAQPQDGTQVVSCSKCRYQYELFSGEITSIESEEVSMDISALEKALRFINIRKDGLPAAVHSIVISAPSGTARTHRFATQTVELPAQEGERVTISLAAPSNVYREMGPLKISARSQGFKPGEPMCLTNHINGQVSKLLRAPSKNEGSFFVSPYLLVGALALLASGDAASAFIDPSLPRLIAATAVASAAVEQLXIKWSLPEIQKLPQKAVDIVAVRQQLLSQYDILQSRLKDLKQFAQKEVWMLARMCQLDNKILAVGEPSYRARRGRVKRVRESLESTLLARIELMESYAKLCSMIEIEVEMDSDVIAAEAASSAERISEQIQQLMEIDSLEEQWRIQAEANDEAERLLSSDSSETLPAGRV; encoded by the exons ATGGCCCTTGCTCTCCTCCCGCCCTCCCCCGCATCTCACCGCCGCTCGCTTCGTCCCGTCTCCTCTCCGCCGCTCGCGCGTGTCACCCCTGCCGCCAGATTCTGCCCCGCGTTTTTCTCCAGTCTTTCCCCCGGCTCCTGCTCCCTGCAGAGGACtggcgccgcgggcggcgacggtgatGGCGCCGGTGAGGGCTCATCGGAAGCGCCGGTGGCCGGATGGCTCGACGCGGACCTGCTCAGGCGGGTCTCAGGTGCGGCGGACGCGGACCAGGCGCTGGACATTGTCGCGGAGTCGTCGGGAGGCGCGGGCGCCGCTCTGGAAGCGCCCGAGTGCAACGCGATCGTAGCCGCGGCACTTGACCGAGGCAACGTCGAGCTCGCGCTCTCAGTGTTCGAAGCCATGCGGTCCGGCTTCGCGGGAG TTGGAGGCTGGAGGTGGGCAAGACCGGACGTCCGGACATATGCCTTGCTTGTACAGCGTTTGGCAGCCGCCCTCCGTGTTTCAGATGCAATCAGGATAATCGATTGTGTATCTCGCGCTGGTGTTTCTTCTACAGAggag GTTCCTTTCGGGATTATTGTTCGCTGTCCAACCTGCATGGTAGCAGTTGCTGTTGCTCAACCTCAGGATGGAACTCAG GTTGTTTCCTGTTCAAAGTGTCGATATCAATATGAATTATTTTCCGGAGAAATTACAAGCATTGAATCTGAAGAAGTTAG CATGGATATTTCAGCTCTGGAGAAGGCATTGAGATTTATTAATATAAGAAAAGATGGTCTTCCAGCTGCTGTCCACTCTATTGTG ATCAGCGCACCTTCAGGAACAGCACGTACTCATAGATTTGCTACCCAGACCGTAGAGCTTCCTGCTCAAGAAGGAGAAAGAGTGACCATTTCCTTGGCAGCCCCATCCAATGTTTATCGTGAAATGGGTCCCCTCAAGATTTCTGCACGCTCACAAGGATTTAAACCAGGAGAACCTATGTGTCTCACTAATCACATCAATGGGCAAGTCTCAAAGTTGCTAAGAGCTCCATCAAAGAATGAAGGATCGTTTTTCGTTAGCCCATATTTATTGGTTGGTGCTCTTGCTTTGCTGGCTTCTGGAGATGCTGCTTCCGCATTCATTGACCCAAGTCTTCCTAGACTTATTGCAGCAACTGCTGTTGCATCAGCTGCCGTAGAACAACTCTAAATCAAGTGGTCCCTACCAGAAATTCAAAAG CTTCCACAAAAGGCGGTGGATATAGTTGCTGTGCGGCAGCAGCTTTTGTCTCAGTATGACATTCTTCAGAGCCGTCTTAAGGATCTGAAACAGTTTGCTCAAAAAGAG GTGTGGATGCTCGCACGGATGTGTCAGTTGGATAACAAGATACTAGCAGTGGGTGAACCATCTTATCG TGCTAGACGAGGTAGAGTAAAGAGGGTACGGGAAAGCTTGGAAAGCACACTCTTGGCAAGGATTGAGCTAATGGAAAGTTATGCAAAA TTGTGTTCAATGATCGAAATTGAAGTTGAGATGGACTCTGATGTTATTGCTGCTGAAGCGGCAAGCAGTGCA GAGAGAATATCAGAGCAGATACAACAATTAATGGAGATCGACAGTCTTGAAGAG CAATGGCGTATACAAGCTGAAGCTAATGATGAAGCCGAAAGGCTTCTTAGTTCTGATTCTTCAGAAACATTGCCTGCTGGACGTGTGTAA